In the Silvanigrella aquatica genome, TAATCCTATTAGGTTATTAATTGTTGATGATTCACCAACGATAAGATTGCAATTAAAAAATATCTTGTCAAAAAATAGTAATATATTAGTTGTTGGTGAAGTTGAAGATCCAAGGCAATTAGAAAATCAAATAAAATTATTAAGACCCGATGTCATTACACTAGATATCAATATGCCACATTTAAGTGGTATCGATGTTTTAAAACTTATAATTCCTCAATATAAAATTCCTACAATTGTTGTGAGTGCGTTAAATATGGAAGAAGGTTCATTGGTTTTAGAGGCATTAGAATTAGGAGCCGTTGATTTTTTTCATAAGCCTAATTTTGCTAATCTTGAATCTGAAGGAAAAAATTTAATAGATAAAATATTTCAAGTAAAATCTGCAAAAATACTAAGTAGAAAATTTAAGTCAATTCAAAATACAGATTCTGGTTTTCAAATTGATGATAATTATTTAATTGCAATTGGTTCATCCACAGGAGGTACTGAAGCATTAAAGCATATACTTCAGCAATTGCCTTCTCAAATTCCTCCTATAGTTGTTGTGCAACATATTCCAGAAATTTTTTCTAAAGCATTGGCTGATAGATTAAATAGCATCTGCCCTTTTGAAGTGATTGAAGCAAAAAATGGGGATATTATTGAAAAAAATAAAGTCTATATTGCTCCAGGAAATATGCAAATGAAATTGATACAAAATAAATATTCTTTACAAATAAAAATTGAACAGTCTCCGACAGTAAATGGCCATAGACCTTCTGTGGATGTTTTATTTGGCTCTATTGCAGAGCTTAATTTAAATAAAACAATTGGAATTATTTTAACAGGTATGGGTAATGATGGAGCTAAAGGATTAAAGAAACTAAAAGAGTCTGGTGCAAAGACAATTGCTCAGAATGAAGAAACATGTGTTGTTTTTGGTATGCCTAAAGAGGCAATAAAATTAAATGCGGTTGATTATGTTGAACCAATTGAAAATATTGCAAATAAAATATATAATCTAGCAAAAACAAATAATTCCATTTAGGGGTTTTAAATGCTGAATAGATATAAAAATAAAAAGATATTTATTATAGATGATGAACCTGAAATATCAGAAATATTTTCAATACTAATTCAAAGAAATTTAGATTCGGAAATATTTGTTTTCAACTCACCTCTTCTTGCATTAGATGCTATAAAGCTTGGAAATCAGCCAAATTTATTTTTGGTTGATATTAAGATGCCTAAAATGACGGGGATTAAATTTATTGAGAAAATAAAGGAAATGGATATTCAAAAACCTGTTATATTTATTTCAGGTCATGCTGAAAAAGAAGAGGCAGTCGCTTGTCTTAAATTAGGAGCATTTCACTTGCTAGATAAGCCAGTTCATAATGATGTGTTATTTCATACTGTTATTCAGGCATTAACTTTGGAAGAAATATCATTAAAAAATTCTGAATTAATTTATGAGAAAGAATTGCTTATTAGTTTATTTCAGAAATTTATAAATATAAATGAAGAAAGATTGAGCGAAATTGAAAATTTTGTTTTAGATAACTCGAATTTAATTCAAGAAAATAGGGATTTTGTTAAATGTTTTTTGTCTAAAATTCAGGAAAGTAATAAAGTTGATAGAGAAATTAGTCAGAAGTATTTTTTAATTTCTCAAATTATAAATTATCGAAGTCAAATTTTAAATGGCTCTCATTTATCAGAATCTAAATTGGATAATATTAAGAAAAAAAAGTATTTATAATTTTTATTTTTCTAATATTATAAGTGTATGTCAATTTATTGATTATCGCAGTCACAAAAAAAGATATGATAATTATGATACCCCAAAAATTTATTTTGTTGAGAGGAATTGAATGAGTTTA is a window encoding:
- a CDS encoding response regulator; this translates as MLNRYKNKKIFIIDDEPEISEIFSILIQRNLDSEIFVFNSPLLALDAIKLGNQPNLFLVDIKMPKMTGIKFIEKIKEMDIQKPVIFISGHAEKEEAVACLKLGAFHLLDKPVHNDVLFHTVIQALTLEEISLKNSELIYEKELLISLFQKFININEERLSEIENFVLDNSNLIQENRDFVKCFLSKIQESNKVDREISQKYFLISQIINYRSQILNGSHLSESKLDNIKKKKYL